A genomic region of Paenibacillus sp. PL2-23 contains the following coding sequences:
- a CDS encoding haloalkane dehalogenase gives MSHSETLPIGKEYPFESRYMTVNESQLHYIDVGCGEPVVFLHGNPTWSYTFLNIISYIQASNRCVAVDLIGMGRSGKPDISYTFLEHVDYVTRFIEQLGLDRITLVAHDWGAAIGLHYAMNHSDKVKAVALLEPQALVPNATWSDFSPPEAQPLFQKLRDPEEGWPFMRDNSVFIEGMTNTIINRPISPEEHEHYREPFRKPEDRKPMWVFPNQIPIEGQPSEVVEAVNTRNAWFTASPIPKLLFYATPGCTVREPQLAWCRKHLPNLRLFDIGKGFHHLTEENPHAIGQELQRWLEQENKSEIFHCNL, from the coding sequence ATGTCTCATTCCGAAACCTTACCTATTGGAAAAGAATATCCATTTGAATCCCGTTATATGACGGTAAACGAAAGCCAACTGCATTATATCGATGTCGGATGCGGCGAGCCAGTCGTGTTCCTTCACGGCAATCCCACCTGGTCGTACACGTTCCTCAATATCATTTCTTACATTCAAGCCTCCAACCGATGCGTCGCGGTCGATCTGATCGGAATGGGCCGCTCCGGCAAACCGGATATCAGCTATACCTTTCTGGAGCATGTCGATTATGTGACCCGGTTCATTGAACAACTGGGTCTCGACCGCATCACGTTGGTCGCCCATGACTGGGGAGCGGCGATTGGCCTGCACTACGCGATGAATCATTCGGATAAGGTCAAAGCCGTTGCACTGCTCGAACCACAAGCATTGGTTCCGAATGCGACCTGGTCGGATTTCTCTCCTCCGGAAGCGCAGCCGTTGTTCCAAAAGCTGCGCGATCCGGAGGAGGGCTGGCCGTTCATGCGGGACAACAGCGTGTTCATTGAGGGCATGACGAACACGATCATTAACCGGCCAATCAGTCCGGAAGAGCATGAGCACTACCGGGAGCCGTTCCGCAAGCCGGAGGACAGGAAACCGATGTGGGTGTTCCCGAACCAAATTCCGATTGAAGGTCAGCCTTCCGAGGTCGTGGAAGCTGTGAATACACGAAATGCCTGGTTCACGGCCTCTCCCATCCCGAAGCTGCTGTTCTACGCGACGCCCGGCTGCACGGTTCGTGAGCCGCAGCTCGCTTGGTGCAGGAAGCATCTGCCCAACCTGAGGCTGTTCGATATCGGCAAAGGCTTCCACCATCTGACGGAGGAAAATCCGCACGCAATCGGGCAGGAATTGCAGCGTTGGCTGGAGCAAGAGAACAAATCCGAGATCTTTCACTGCAACCTGTGA
- the rlmD gene encoding 23S rRNA (uracil(1939)-C(5))-methyltransferase RlmD has protein sequence MAGNGSKHQKAGAASEWKRKTGASQGERLSGGYRGQAADSGQRRGGASQRSSSMTGAASAEDVKKGDRIVVTIKRIGINGEGVGYFKRKAVFVEGALPGEVVKAKVTRAESGYLNAEIVELEKKSPDRQKPPCPVYDDCGGCQLQHMTYEAQLRAKEELVQEAFQRYAGIEKLPMRPILGMDNPWGYRNKAQLQTGRQGEDIVTGLYAAGSHKLVDIAGCAVQHPVVNEAIDGTKAVLKELGIPIYNERSREGVVRTIVARVGLASEWVQLTLITAVDRLPDARRLVQRLRDRLPMVKSIAQNVNKGKSPLIFGERTTVLWGDERLEETLGDVRFSLSPRAFFQLNPEQTVKLYNSAKEAAALTGEELVVDAYCGTGTIGMWLAGGAREVRGIELIPEAVRDARDNARASGIDNARFFEGRAEELLPQWVAQGVRPDVVVVDPPRTGCELPLLQAIAKARPQRLVYVSCNPSTLAKDCKTLLASGYKLEWVQPVDMFPQTSHVECCVSLVRIIE, from the coding sequence ATGGCGGGAAATGGAAGCAAGCATCAGAAGGCCGGAGCGGCTTCGGAATGGAAGCGGAAGACAGGAGCTTCTCAGGGGGAGCGTTTGTCGGGGGGGTATCGAGGGCAGGCAGCGGATAGCGGGCAGAGACGGGGAGGAGCTTCGCAGCGTTCCTCATCTATGACTGGTGCTGCCTCCGCGGAGGATGTGAAGAAGGGCGATCGAATCGTCGTGACGATTAAGCGTATTGGCATCAACGGCGAAGGTGTCGGCTATTTCAAGCGCAAAGCGGTGTTCGTCGAAGGAGCGCTGCCGGGCGAGGTTGTGAAGGCGAAGGTGACGCGGGCGGAGTCGGGCTATCTGAACGCTGAGATTGTCGAGCTTGAGAAGAAGTCGCCGGATCGCCAGAAGCCGCCATGTCCCGTCTATGATGATTGCGGGGGCTGCCAGCTTCAGCATATGACCTATGAGGCGCAGCTTCGGGCGAAGGAGGAGCTGGTGCAGGAGGCGTTCCAGCGTTACGCGGGAATCGAAAAGCTGCCAATGCGTCCCATTCTGGGCATGGACAATCCTTGGGGCTACCGGAACAAGGCTCAGCTTCAAACAGGGCGGCAGGGTGAGGATATCGTAACCGGCTTATATGCGGCAGGGTCGCATAAGCTCGTCGATATCGCTGGCTGCGCGGTGCAGCATCCCGTCGTGAATGAGGCCATTGACGGTACGAAGGCCGTCCTGAAGGAGCTGGGCATCCCGATCTATAATGAACGAAGCCGCGAAGGGGTTGTTCGTACCATTGTCGCGCGGGTAGGGCTGGCATCGGAGTGGGTGCAGCTGACGTTGATCACGGCCGTGGATCGCCTGCCTGACGCCAGGCGCCTGGTGCAGCGGCTGCGGGATAGGCTGCCGATGGTGAAGTCGATCGCGCAGAACGTGAATAAGGGCAAGTCTCCGCTCATTTTCGGCGAGCGTACGACGGTGCTGTGGGGGGACGAACGGCTGGAGGAGACGCTCGGGGACGTTCGCTTCTCCTTGTCGCCGCGCGCATTCTTCCAGCTCAATCCGGAGCAGACGGTGAAGCTGTACAATTCCGCCAAGGAAGCGGCGGCGTTGACGGGCGAGGAGCTTGTGGTCGACGCTTATTGCGGCACGGGCACGATCGGCATGTGGCTTGCAGGCGGCGCGCGCGAGGTGCGCGGCATCGAGCTGATTCCCGAGGCGGTGCGCGACGCGCGTGACAACGCCCGCGCCAGCGGCATCGACAACGCGCGCTTCTTCGAGGGTCGCGCGGAGGAGCTGCTCCCGCAGTGGGTTGCCCAGGGCGTGCGTCCCGACGTCGTTGTTGTCGATCCGCCGCGTACAGGCTGCGAGCTGCCGCTGCTGCAAGCCATCGCGAAGGCGCGCCCCCAGCGGCTGGTCTACGTCTCATGCAACCCTTCGACGCTGGCGAAGGACTGCAAGACGCTGCTGGCCAGCGGCTATAAGCTGGAATGGGTGCAGCCGGTGGATATGTTTCCTCAGACGAGCCATGTGGAGTGTTGTGTGTCGCTTGTAAGAATTATTGAATAG
- a CDS encoding SRPBCC domain-containing protein, with translation MFLKKKKTAASAGPTPSGKRSLHISRVFDAPQQELFDIFTQDEHMRNWWGPRGYEMTIIGQELKPGGFIHYKQQSPEGHVMWGKFMYKEIEAPERLVYANSFADESGRTVRAFFSKDWPLQIMNTVTFEEQEDGRTRITLNGLPEDAKKAELRVFEAMRESLKQGFADTFDLLEQYLAKLKEA, from the coding sequence ATGTTTCTAAAAAAGAAAAAAACCGCCGCTTCCGCCGGTCCAACTCCATCCGGCAAGCGAAGCCTACATATCTCGCGCGTATTCGACGCGCCGCAGCAAGAACTGTTCGATATCTTCACCCAAGACGAGCATATGCGAAATTGGTGGGGACCGCGAGGCTACGAGATGACTATCATAGGCCAGGAGCTGAAGCCAGGCGGCTTCATCCACTACAAGCAGCAATCGCCGGAAGGCCATGTCATGTGGGGCAAGTTCATGTACAAGGAGATTGAAGCGCCGGAGAGGCTTGTCTACGCGAACTCATTCGCCGACGAGTCGGGACGAACTGTCCGGGCATTCTTCAGCAAGGACTGGCCGCTCCAGATTATGAATACCGTCACCTTCGAGGAGCAGGAGGATGGACGCACGAGGATCACCTTGAACGGTCTGCCGGAGGATGCCAAAAAAGCCGAGCTGCGAGTCTTCGAAGCGATGCGCGAGAGCCTGAAGCAAGGCTTCGCGGATACATTCGACTTGCTGGAGCAATATTTGGCCAAGCTTAAAGAGGCGTAG